The Christiangramia flava JLT2011 region AAGCAAGGTGTATTCGTCGCCTTTGGAAGGGCTGGAATCGTACATTTTGATGGCTGCATCAATACCATTTTGCTTGTAATGCTGGTAAAGTTCTTCACTGGGGTTTACAGTTGTAGATACCTGGGTGGTCTGCTGTGCATAGGTCACGCTTAGGAACAGGAAAAGGGTGGCACTCGCCAGCGCACGTTGAATAACTGATTTCATAATTGTTGGTTTTAATGGTTAAAATTCTATTTATCCGGCATGGCAGAAGTAAGTTGTAGGAAGCCGGTAGTGGGTCGTTTCAAACGGGTAAGTGTGGTAATAGAATTTTCGGCTATTAAATATACGGAAATGTTTGTATGAATATGAAATTCAGTAAGTTAAATGTTTGGTTGAATAAAAAAAGCCACTCCTTAGAGTGGCTTCCAACAGAATTTTTATAGGTGTTAATTACAAATTTGAGTGATGTTCTCTAAATCTCCTTTTTTGGAAATATCATTGACTTTAAAATCTGTCCATAGGTTGTTTTTAGGAGCACTTCCGTTACAGTCCTTAATAAGGATCACTGACCATTGGTAGGTCTCACAGCTTTCAATATCCATGTGCATTTCATAGGTTTGAGAATTGCCATTACCATTATGAGTCCAATCTTCTAAACCGGCTACAGCTGTGGCCTGGGCAAAAGTAAAGGTCAAAAGCGCATCCTCTATATCCTCTTCGGAAGTATAGGTGAATACATATTCATTTTCTTCGTCACCATCTTCGTAATAGAACATTTCTTCACAAATGGTACATTGCGTGACAGTAACCAAAATATCTTCAGAAAAGCCTTTTGCGGTTTTATAGCGAAGGGTGTATTCTCCTGGATCACCCCATGTTAATGGAACCTCTGTGGTTTCAGACGTAGATTTTGCTAACTGAAATAATTGGAAATACTCTCCGGTTGCGTCGTCTAGTTGCTGAACTTGTAAATTGGTGCCAACTTCAGCTAACAAATAGAAGATGGCTTCTTCTCCGGCGCAAATGGTTTCAGGAATTACAAAACTGATAACTGATTCTTCGTTTTGCGGATTACCGCCTTTCGCATCAGCCACAATAAGTTCTTCAGAATCCAGCGATTCTGTACTACATCCTGACAGCATCAGTGCCAGAATGAAAAGGGGGGTTAGTTTTTTCATATCGGATTGAATGTTAATTGATTAGAGTTTTAAATGTAACCGAATAAGGGATATCCCGTACTTTTCGCATCCCATTTTCGATGAAGGTTTAAAATTAACCGATGAAGTACTCTGATTAAAGCCGGAAACAGTTGTAAGGAACTGTATTATAGGGGTTTATTTAGCTTATGTAGTTCCAGATCGTACGATCTTTCATCAGTCTGGCAAAGGCATTTCGGATGTGTCGATTCTTTTCATCGGAAAGGTCAGGATCTTCCTTCAGAATTTTGGAAGCATACCAGCGTGCCGTACTCAGTATGGAATTGTCTTTGACGATATCGGCAATTTTCAGGTTTAAAACACCGCTTTGCTGGGTTCCCATGAGATCTCCCGGCCCCCTGAGCTTCAGGTCAACCTCTGCGATCTGGAATCCGTCGTTGTTAGAAGTCATGGTTTGCAACCGGGTTTTACTGTCTTCCGAAAGTTTATGTCCAGTCATCAGGATGCAATAGCTCTGCTCGGCACCACGGCCCACCCGGCCTCGGAGCTGGTGAAGCTGGGAAAGTCCGAATCTTTCTGCACTTTCTATGATCATCACACTCGCATTGGGAACATTTACGCCCACTTCGATAACGGTGGTGGCTACCATGATCTGGGTTTCCTTCCGTAAGAATCGATCCATTTCATAGTCTTTATCGGCGGGTTTCATTTGGCCATGTACGATGCTGATCTGGTAATCTGGAAATTCCCGGGCAATACTTTCATACCCATCCATGAGATCTTTATAATCCATTTTTTCCGATTCCTGGATGAGCGGGTATACGATATAAACCTGCCGGCCTTTCATAATTTCTTCCTTGATAAAACGGAAAACTTTCAGCCTGTTACTGTCAAAACGATGTACGGTTTTGATCGGTTTTCTACCCGGAGGAAGTTCATCGATTACCGAAATATCGAGGTCGCCATAAAGACTCATTGCAAGGGTTCTCGGGATAGGGGTGGCGGTCATTACCAGGATGTGTGGTGGGATGGAATTTTTCTTCCATAATTTGGCTCGCTGAGCCACTCCAAAACGGTGTTGTTCATCGATAATTGCAAGGCCTAAATTTTGAAATTTCACCTTGTCTTCCAGCAGCGCATGGGTGCCGATAAGGATATCAATTTCACCATTTTCCAGTTTTTCGTGAATTTCTTTTCGATCTGAAGTTTTGGTTGAACCAGTAAGCAAATAAATACTGGTATTCAGTTCTTTACATAATTCAGATAAACCATTGTAATGCTGGACTGACAAAATTTCAGTAGGCGCCATTAAACAAGCCTGAAATCCGTTGTCAAGTGCCATGAACATTGACATGAGTGCTACAATTGTCTTGCCGGATCCCACATCTCCCTGTAAAAGCCGATTCATCTGGGCGCCGCTGCCCAGGTCGCTCCGAATTTCCTTGATCACGCGCTTCTGAGCACCCGTTAGTTCGAAGGGTAAATGCTCTTTGTAGAACCGGTTAAAATTCTCCCCAATTTCTTCGAAAATCAGTCCTTTTATTTTGCGTTTATGAAGCAGGTTTTTCCGAATTAATTGCAATTGTATGAAGAACAATTCTTCAAATTTTAACCGGAATTGTGCCTTTGCTAACAGTTCCTGATTCTTCGGAAAATGCAC contains the following coding sequences:
- the recG gene encoding ATP-dependent DNA helicase RecG — translated: MQNVLHTPIEYLKGVGPNRGETLRKELGIHTYMDLINFFPNRHIDKTRFYKINELQRNSSDVQLVGKIVHFKTVEQKRGKRLVADFIDETGRMELVWFRGHKWVRENLKLNVPYVIFGKTNWFNGVFSMPHPEMELLADYKKNLRTAMQPVYPSTELLQKKGITNRAIMKLIQEVMKQSGLRFGETLNQEIVQELNLISKSEAIFNVHFPKNQELLAKAQFRLKFEELFFIQLQLIRKNLLHKRKIKGLIFEEIGENFNRFYKEHLPFELTGAQKRVIKEIRSDLGSGAQMNRLLQGDVGSGKTIVALMSMFMALDNGFQACLMAPTEILSVQHYNGLSELCKELNTSIYLLTGSTKTSDRKEIHEKLENGEIDILIGTHALLEDKVKFQNLGLAIIDEQHRFGVAQRAKLWKKNSIPPHILVMTATPIPRTLAMSLYGDLDISVIDELPPGRKPIKTVHRFDSNRLKVFRFIKEEIMKGRQVYIVYPLIQESEKMDYKDLMDGYESIAREFPDYQISIVHGQMKPADKDYEMDRFLRKETQIMVATTVIEVGVNVPNASVMIIESAERFGLSQLHQLRGRVGRGAEQSYCILMTGHKLSEDSKTRLQTMTSNNDGFQIAEVDLKLRGPGDLMGTQQSGVLNLKIADIVKDNSILSTARWYASKILKEDPDLSDEKNRHIRNAFARLMKDRTIWNYIS